In Elusimicrobium sp. An273, one genomic interval encodes:
- the nifJ gene encoding pyruvate:ferredoxin (flavodoxin) oxidoreductase yields MAKLVAMDGNGAVSHVAHATNEVIAIYPITPSSTMGEICDAKSAKGETNIWGNVPSVSELQSEGGASGAVHGSLTAGALTTTFTASQGLLLMIPNMYKIAGELTPTVFHVSARAIATTALSIFGDHSDVMSVRQTGWAMLCSDNPQEAMDMALIAQASTLRARVPFVHFFDGFRTSHELNMVEPLTKEQMHEMIDDKLVAEHKARGLNPEHPTVRGTAANPDVYFQEREAVNKFYNAVPGIVKEEMAKFEKITGRHYELFQYVGDADAERLIVIMGSGADVAQNAVEAMQGQKVGVLKVKLFRPFSIADFVKAIPATVKKVAVMDRTKEPGALGEPLFQDVCAAFLTAEAKAKFPTTPLIIGGRYGIGSKDFTPSHVKAVFDNLAAKEPKKEFTVGIKDDLTNLSLPETKLENKAANDIFAALFYGLGSDGTVGANKNTMKIISANGFFAQGYFVYDSKKSGSMTTSHIRFGKKYIRAPYLIQSADFIGVHMFDFLDKYDVLGKAKEGATVLINSPYNAQEVWNHLTAEVQKIIIDRKLKVYVIDASEIALKTGMGSRTNTIMQTAFFGIAGVIPTDKAIADIKEAIKKTYSKKGEEVVQKNYKAVDAALAGLQEVKYPAEVTSKLHTKAPVPAEAPAFVKDVLGEMIAGRGDNLPTSAMPEGGVYPTGTTQYEKRNIAIMVPQWDPNTCIQCGFCSMVCPHAAIRIKAYDGAELKNAPKTFKSADGKADLAGLKFTVQVAVEDCTGCGACVFNCPAKNKENPEKKAINMVHQLDVRENEIDNYAFFLGLKQAEVKTKKESVKGSQMRKPLFEFSGACAGCGETPYVKLLTQLFGDRLAIANATGCSSIYGGNLPTTPYCKREDGKGPAWSNSLFEDNAEFGLGMRLAFDQLNHDAKALLTSAKEGGLKEHASLIDAILNADQSTDAGVEAQRKNVADLKAVLEKGAEKGCEECKRLLSLADYLVKKSVWILGGDGWAYDIGYGGLDHVLASGKNIKILVLDTEVYSNTGGQMSKATPLGAKALFAAGGKTMPKKDLGMIAMTYGNIYVAQVAMGANMNQTIQALAEADAYDGPALVIAYSHCIAHGIDMSKGMGEAKRAVQAGRWILYRFNPEARYEGKNPLHVDSPLGEPTLPLVDYMSGENRFKGLMRDNPELAKELIKRAESEYAWRRDLYKQLAAMQPAEKVVK; encoded by the coding sequence ATGGCTAAACTAGTTGCTATGGACGGCAACGGCGCAGTATCCCACGTCGCCCATGCCACCAACGAAGTAATCGCTATTTACCCGATTACCCCGTCTTCCACGATGGGCGAAATCTGTGACGCCAAGAGCGCCAAAGGCGAAACCAACATCTGGGGCAACGTCCCGTCCGTAAGCGAGCTGCAGTCCGAAGGCGGCGCTTCCGGTGCGGTGCACGGTTCGCTGACCGCCGGCGCGCTGACCACTACCTTTACCGCTTCTCAGGGTTTACTCTTGATGATCCCGAATATGTACAAAATCGCCGGCGAACTGACGCCCACCGTGTTCCACGTGTCTGCGCGCGCCATCGCCACCACGGCTTTGTCTATTTTCGGCGACCACTCGGACGTGATGTCCGTCCGCCAGACCGGCTGGGCCATGCTCTGCTCCGACAACCCGCAGGAAGCTATGGATATGGCGCTCATCGCCCAAGCCTCCACCCTGCGCGCCCGCGTGCCGTTTGTTCACTTCTTTGACGGTTTCCGCACCAGCCACGAACTGAACATGGTGGAACCCTTAACCAAAGAACAAATGCACGAAATGATTGATGACAAACTGGTGGCCGAACACAAGGCCCGCGGCCTCAACCCGGAACACCCCACCGTGCGCGGTACCGCCGCCAACCCGGATGTATATTTCCAGGAACGCGAAGCCGTCAACAAATTCTACAACGCCGTGCCCGGCATTGTGAAAGAAGAAATGGCCAAATTTGAAAAAATCACCGGCCGCCACTACGAGCTGTTCCAATACGTAGGCGACGCCGATGCCGAACGCTTAATCGTGATTATGGGTTCCGGCGCGGACGTAGCCCAGAACGCCGTGGAAGCCATGCAAGGCCAAAAAGTGGGCGTGCTGAAAGTAAAACTGTTCCGCCCCTTCTCCATTGCGGATTTTGTAAAAGCCATTCCGGCCACCGTCAAAAAAGTAGCGGTCATGGACCGCACCAAAGAACCCGGCGCCTTGGGCGAACCCTTGTTCCAAGACGTTTGCGCCGCGTTCCTGACGGCCGAAGCCAAAGCCAAATTCCCCACAACCCCGCTCATCATCGGCGGCCGCTACGGAATCGGCTCCAAAGACTTTACGCCTTCTCACGTCAAAGCCGTGTTTGACAACCTGGCCGCCAAAGAACCCAAGAAAGAGTTCACCGTCGGCATCAAAGACGATTTGACCAACCTCTCTCTGCCCGAAACCAAACTGGAAAACAAAGCCGCCAACGATATTTTCGCCGCGCTGTTCTACGGTTTGGGTTCCGACGGCACCGTAGGCGCCAACAAAAACACGATGAAAATCATCAGCGCCAACGGTTTCTTTGCCCAAGGGTACTTCGTCTACGACTCCAAAAAATCCGGCTCTATGACGACCTCCCACATCCGCTTCGGCAAAAAATACATCCGCGCGCCGTACCTCATCCAATCGGCGGACTTTATCGGCGTGCATATGTTTGACTTCTTGGATAAATACGACGTGCTCGGCAAAGCCAAAGAAGGAGCCACGGTACTCATCAACTCGCCGTACAACGCCCAGGAAGTGTGGAACCACTTAACCGCCGAAGTACAGAAAATCATCATTGACCGCAAGCTCAAAGTGTACGTGATTGACGCTTCCGAAATTGCGCTCAAAACCGGTATGGGCAGCCGCACCAACACCATTATGCAGACGGCTTTCTTCGGCATTGCGGGCGTCATCCCGACCGACAAAGCCATCGCCGACATTAAAGAAGCCATCAAGAAAACCTATTCCAAAAAAGGCGAAGAAGTGGTGCAGAAGAACTACAAAGCGGTAGACGCCGCTCTGGCGGGATTGCAAGAAGTAAAATATCCGGCTGAAGTAACCTCTAAACTGCACACCAAAGCCCCGGTTCCGGCCGAAGCCCCCGCGTTTGTGAAAGACGTGTTGGGCGAAATGATTGCCGGCCGCGGCGATAATCTGCCCACCTCCGCCATGCCGGAAGGCGGCGTGTATCCGACGGGTACCACCCAGTACGAAAAACGCAACATCGCCATCATGGTGCCGCAATGGGATCCCAATACGTGTATCCAGTGCGGTTTCTGCTCGATGGTCTGCCCGCATGCGGCCATCCGCATTAAAGCCTACGACGGCGCGGAACTGAAGAACGCTCCGAAAACCTTCAAATCCGCCGACGGCAAAGCCGACTTGGCCGGCCTCAAATTCACCGTTCAAGTAGCGGTGGAAGACTGCACCGGCTGCGGCGCCTGCGTATTCAACTGCCCGGCTAAGAATAAAGAAAACCCGGAAAAGAAAGCCATCAATATGGTGCACCAGCTGGACGTGCGCGAAAACGAAATCGACAACTACGCTTTCTTCCTGGGCCTCAAACAAGCCGAAGTAAAAACCAAAAAAGAATCCGTAAAAGGTTCTCAGATGAGAAAACCCTTGTTTGAGTTCTCCGGCGCCTGCGCGGGCTGCGGCGAAACACCGTACGTAAAACTTTTGACGCAGCTGTTCGGCGACCGCTTGGCCATTGCCAACGCGACCGGCTGCTCCTCCATTTACGGCGGCAACCTGCCCACCACGCCTTACTGCAAACGCGAAGACGGCAAAGGCCCGGCGTGGTCTAACTCCTTGTTTGAAGACAACGCCGAATTCGGCTTGGGTATGCGCTTGGCGTTTGACCAGCTCAACCACGACGCCAAAGCCTTGCTGACCAGCGCCAAAGAAGGCGGTCTGAAAGAACATGCCTCTTTGATTGACGCCATTTTGAATGCAGACCAGTCCACCGACGCGGGCGTAGAAGCCCAGCGCAAGAACGTGGCCGACCTCAAAGCCGTCTTGGAAAAAGGCGCCGAAAAAGGCTGCGAAGAATGCAAACGCCTGCTGAGCCTGGCGGACTACTTGGTTAAGAAATCCGTCTGGATCTTGGGCGGCGACGGCTGGGCCTACGATATCGGCTACGGCGGGTTGGATCACGTCCTCGCCAGCGGCAAGAACATCAAAATCTTGGTGCTGGATACGGAAGTGTACTCCAACACCGGCGGCCAGATGTCCAAAGCTACGCCTTTGGGCGCCAAAGCCTTGTTTGCGGCGGGCGGCAAAACCATGCCGAAGAAAGACCTCGGTATGATTGCCATGACCTACGGCAACATCTATGTAGCGCAGGTAGCCATGGGCGCCAACATGAACCAGACCATCCAAGCCTTGGCGGAAGCCGATGCTTACGACGGCCCGGCGTTGGTAATTGCCTACTCGCACTGCATTGCGCACGGGATTGATATGTCCAAGGGTATGGGCGAAGCCAAACGCGCCGTACAAGCCGGCCGCTGGATCCTGTACCGCTTCAACCCCGAAGCCCGCTACGAAGGCAAGAACCCCCTGCATGTGGACAGCCCGCTGGGCGAACCCACCTTGCCGTTAGTGGACTACATGAGCGGCGAAAACCGCTTCAAAGGCTTGATGAGAGACAACCCGGA